The window ATAATAAAAATCAAACAAAACGCAAACAAATTTTATTTTTCTATATTATCTTGTTTACAGTCTCCACACCCAGACCGAGTATCTCAGCTTTCAGTGGATCGCCTGATAATTCTCCGCTTGCCGCGCTGGCCAGAATGGCGCCCACCGTAGGCAGGATGCTTTCCGCCTCCGGCGTCAGCTTGCTTTTGAATATTTTCGCATGTTCCGTCGTATCCACGTGGCCTGGGTCGTAGAATAGCTCCTCGTAGAGCTTTTCACCCGTGCGGATACCGGTATATTTTATCTGGATATCTTTATGCGGTTCATAGCCGTGCAGGCGGATGAGGGTCTCGGCCATGTCGGAGATGTTGACCGGCTCCCCCATGTCTAAGACGAAGAGTTCGCCCCCATCGCCCATCGCACCGGCCTGGAGCACTAGGCTGACGGCCTCGGGGATGAGCATGAAGTAGCGTTTCATCTGCGGGTGGGTGACGGTCACGGGACCACCCTCGGCTATCTGGCGCTCAAATTTAGGCACGACGCTGCCGCGGCTGCCGAGGACGTTGCCGAAGCGCACAGCCATGTATTTAGTCCGGGGGTATTCCTGCTGTACAGAGAGCAGCAGACGCTCGGCAGCGCGCTTCGTCGCCCCCATCACGCTTGTTGGGTGCACCGCCTTATCGGTGGAGATCATCACGAAACGCTCCACGTTATACCTGCCGGCGAGCGTGGCGATGTTCCAGGTGCCATATGCGTTGACGCGCAGCGCCTCGCGCGGGTTGTCCTCCATCAGCGGCACATGTTTGTGTGCCCCCGCGTGGAACACGACCTGCGGCGCGAACCGCTCGAATATCGACTTCATCGTCGTTTCGTCAGCAATATCGGCAATTATCGGGATCACCGGCACGGTGTTGCCGCACTCGGCAAGGGATTCCATCAGCAGATAGATCGACTGTTCACCGTGGCCAAGGGCCAGGAGCTTTTCCGGCCGGCGCGCAAGCAGCTGGCGGCATATCTCGGAGCCGATGGAGCCCCCAGCGCCAGTGACAAGCACGGTTTTGCCGCCTATCAGCGATTTGATGTTTTCGTCGTCAAGTTTTATCGGCTCACGGCGCAGCAGGTCCTCCAGGTTGACTGAGCGCAGGCGGCTGACGTTCACCTGCCCGTCCGCGAGGGTGAGCAAACTGGGAAGCACACGCACCGTCACCTTTTCTTTACTCAGTATCTCGACATATTCTTTCATCTGCGCGCCGGTCGCCGAGGGGATCGCGATCAGCACCGTATCAACCGCGCAGCGCTTTATGAGGGTGGAGATATCCTGTTTACCGCCCAGCACCTTAAGCGAGGCCACGGTCATGTTGCGCAGATTCGGGTCGTCGTCGATGAAGCCGACGGGACACATCACCGAGGAGTTCCGCAGAAGGTCGCGAGCAAGTATAGTTCCGGCCTCGCCGGCTCCCACAATGAGCACGCGCTGTTCGGGCATATTGTGGGCGTTGCGGCTGACGAGCGCCAGACGCCAGACAGCCCGCGTTCCCGTTAGGAGGATGAAAGCGATCAGTATAAAGATGAGGAAAGACGACCGCGGCACACCAACCACCCGAAATGTGCTGTTGACGGCGAGGAATATGCAGACGCCGATCCAGTACCAGCTGGAAAACCGCGCATATTCTTCGATGCTGGCCCGCGGCCACATCACCGTATATGTCTGTCCCGCGAAGAGCGCGGCAAGTATTATGAGAGAAAATACCGCCGCCGTGACCAGAAAATCGTTCACATACCGCCCTTCAAGCAGGTATGAGAGACGCAGCGCGTAACCGGTGAAGACGGCAACTACTAAAGATAAAAAGTCGACCAGCAGCACGCGCCTGTTGCGCATGCCGAACCATAATACTATTGAGAGTATCTTTCGGTAGAGCGACCCTGTCGTTGCCATCTTTATCTCCCTCTTAAGCTAGGAACGCAGCAGCATCCTCAGGCGTTTCTTTTTCTCCGCCGTGGCGGCGTCTTCGTCAGAGGATTTCCAGAAATGGCGCGCAAAGGCGAGCATCACGGCGCAGAATAGCCCCAGCAGCGCCGATAATGCCACAATTTTACCCCGTCCCTGCGGCGCCTTTTCGTCAGGCAGCGAGGCGGGAGAAATAAGCTGTATCACCATCGGGCTCTTGTCTTTTATTTTACGGTTCACATCATATTGGGTCAGCATCGTATATAGGTCCAGCAGCGAAGTGATCCTTGAGCTACCGCTTCCGTCAGAGGTGTTTTTCTCCATTTCATTGATTTTTTTCTTGATTACCCCTTCAAGATAGGCGTCCTTGTTGGAAATCGTCGCGGTAATCCCCATCTCTTCGAGCGTGCCGACCGTCCTGTCGTAGATGAAACCGGCCATCTTCATCGCCGTCTCCGGTTCGGCGGCATCTACCTTGAGCGTGATAACGCTGTTGTTTTTATCAATGTCCACTTTTATATCTTTTTCGAGCTCTCTTCTCGCGGTGATCCGTGACTGTGAGCCGCCGTCCTTCGTCTTCAGCAGACCGAATTCGTCGATTACGGCGTCAAACGTGGCGTTGCTCATGATCACGCCGCTGACGATGTTGCCCGGCATCTGGACGGCGAAGTCTCCGTTGTCCAAGACAGAGGAGGTAAGCGGCATCATCTGGACCTCGCTGCTGTATTTTGGTTCTGTGAGGAAGAACGCGTAAAGAAGTCCCGCCAGGGTAAAGAGCAGCACCGTCCCGATGATCAGCTTTTTCTGTTCGGCAAGGACTATAAGTATATCCAGTATGGACATTTCCTCGTCACAATTATCAGGATAGAACTCCTGTTCGCTAGAATAATTACTCATATCAGACCTCCGCAAGATGTTATGTCAGCCAGCATGTTGCAATGACTTGATAATTTAATTTTTGTCACGGTAAATACGCATCTCAAGTATTGTAGCACACTATATGCAGATATTGTAGGTTATATAATCTAATCTATCAGGAAAAGTATCTATCCCAGATAAGCCAGCAGCGCGCCTCCGGCGAGCACGGAGCCGATCTGCCCCGCGACGTTGGCGCCGACGGCGTGCATCAGCAGGTGGTTGCTGGGATCGGCCTTCTGCCCCAGACGCTGGATGGTGCGCGCGGACATCGGAAAGGCCGAGATCCCCGCCGCCCCGATCATCGGGTTGATGCGCTTATTTTTCGGCAGGAAGAGATTCAGCAGCTTCGCGGTGAGCACGCCGCCCGCGGTGTCCAGCACGAAGGCTACAAGCCCCATCGCGATTATTACGAGAGTATTCACGTTGACGAATTTTTCACCCGTCATCGTCGCGGCGATCGCAAAGCCCAAGAGTATCGTCACGATGTTGGCAAGCTCGTTCTGCGCGGCGTTGGAGAGGCGGTCGGTGACGCCGCTGACGCGCAGCAGGTTGCCGAACATGACAAAACCGAGCAGCGAGACGGAGGCGGGGGCGACGATGCCGCCGAGAATGGTTATGAGTATCGGGAAGAGTATCAGCATGCGGCGTGACACCGGCCTGTCGGCGTAGGGCATCTTCATGCGGCGCTCGTTCTTGGTGGTGAGAGCCAAAATCACCGGCGGCTGGATGAGCGGCACAAGGGCCATATATGTATAGGCCGCCACCGATATCGGTCCCAGCAGGTTTGGCGCGAAACGCGTCGATACATATATTGATGTCGGTCCGTCCGCGGCGCCGATGATGCCGATCGAGGCCGCCTCGTAGATATCATAGCCCAAAAAGAGCGCAAGGCCCATGGTGAGGAATATCCCCATCTGTGCTGTAAGGCCGAAGAGGAACATCTTCGGGTTAGCCAGCAGCGGCGTGAAGTCACACATCGCGCCGACGGCGATCAGGATCAGCAGCGGCATGATCTCCGTGGCGATACCGATCTTGAAGAACATCGAAAGCGCCCCCTCGATGAGCTTGCCTCCCGCGATCTGGTCTATCGCGGAAGACAGCGGAAGGTTTACAAGTATCGTCCCAAATCC is drawn from Cloacibacillus porcorum and contains these coding sequences:
- a CDS encoding polysaccharide biosynthesis protein → MATTGSLYRKILSIVLWFGMRNRRVLLVDFLSLVVAVFTGYALRLSYLLEGRYVNDFLVTAAVFSLIILAALFAGQTYTVMWPRASIEEYARFSSWYWIGVCIFLAVNSTFRVVGVPRSSFLIFILIAFILLTGTRAVWRLALVSRNAHNMPEQRVLIVGAGEAGTILARDLLRNSSVMCPVGFIDDDPNLRNMTVASLKVLGGKQDISTLIKRCAVDTVLIAIPSATGAQMKEYVEILSKEKVTVRVLPSLLTLADGQVNVSRLRSVNLEDLLRREPIKLDDENIKSLIGGKTVLVTGAGGSIGSEICRQLLARRPEKLLALGHGEQSIYLLMESLAECGNTVPVIPIIADIADETTMKSIFERFAPQVVFHAGAHKHVPLMEDNPREALRVNAYGTWNIATLAGRYNVERFVMISTDKAVHPTSVMGATKRAAERLLLSVQQEYPRTKYMAVRFGNVLGSRGSVVPKFERQIAEGGPVTVTHPQMKRYFMLIPEAVSLVLQAGAMGDGGELFVLDMGEPVNISDMAETLIRLHGYEPHKDIQIKYTGIRTGEKLYEELFYDPGHVDTTEHAKIFKSKLTPEAESILPTVGAILASAASGELSGDPLKAEILGLGVETVNKII
- a CDS encoding Wzz/FepE/Etk N-terminal domain-containing protein, coding for MSNYSSEQEFYPDNCDEEMSILDILIVLAEQKKLIIGTVLLFTLAGLLYAFFLTEPKYSSEVQMMPLTSSVLDNGDFAVQMPGNIVSGVIMSNATFDAVIDEFGLLKTKDGGSQSRITARRELEKDIKVDIDKNNSVITLKVDAAEPETAMKMAGFIYDRTVGTLEEMGITATISNKDAYLEGVIKKKINEMEKNTSDGSGSSRITSLLDLYTMLTQYDVNRKIKDKSPMVIQLISPASLPDEKAPQGRGKIVALSALLGLFCAVMLAFARHFWKSSDEDAATAEKKKRLRMLLRS
- a CDS encoding sodium ion-translocating decarboxylase subunit beta, whose amino-acid sequence is MDFFIHTFEAVTWQNLVMMCVGGLLIYLAVKKEFEPNLLLPMGFGTILVNLPLSSAIDQIAGGKLIEGALSMFFKIGIATEIMPLLILIAVGAMCDFTPLLANPKMFLFGLTAQMGIFLTMGLALFLGYDIYEAASIGIIGAADGPTSIYVSTRFAPNLLGPISVAAYTYMALVPLIQPPVILALTTKNERRMKMPYADRPVSRRMLILFPILITILGGIVAPASVSLLGFVMFGNLLRVSGVTDRLSNAAQNELANIVTILLGFAIAATMTGEKFVNVNTLVIIAMGLVAFVLDTAGGVLTAKLLNLFLPKNKRINPMIGAAGISAFPMSARTIQRLGQKADPSNHLLMHAVGANVAGQIGSVLAGGALLAYLG